From a region of the Catharus ustulatus isolate bCatUst1 chromosome 11, bCatUst1.pri.v2, whole genome shotgun sequence genome:
- the LOC117001629 gene encoding DNA replication factor Cdt1-like, which translates to MAQLRLTDFFGQTKAPTGAPAKRSGGPRLKAALGGSPAHREDEDGAPAGLSARSLPLPGSPRTPARGGSPALRGLAGRKRSRREMEAGSPTGARLGEPSGKSARKRLELPRDAEPGSPGAATSSSPLATPRPPTPLSPDLAVSPAATTTGHGQDTGTEPGPAPPGPARRLQREDVAELQGRLQRMKVLGQLPSVPSGTSSDLRSRLEWVRQLELRVRQRRAGTGDTGDTRDTKDTGTAAPEGDSSKKPPAYQRFHTLAQELPPGLTLPYKFRVLAEMFRSVDTITGMLFNRSETVTFAKVKQGVQDMMRRQFEERHLGQIKAVYPSSYRLRQEKNVPTFGSSGKKSEYQLTLEPVLGEEEKVDGRPHLSASRLLERRREFHRNLVNIVREHHKAFLAALSPPMVVPEEKLTRWHPRFNVDEVPDVSPAELPRPPQEDRLSTAQEVLNTARGMLSPKMEKALANLALRTAGADAGEPTLPKTPTPASTSSALKGVSQELLDRVRAKEARRLQALLTRDARQEERAARLARLPAMARVLRGLFVAEKKPALSMELLCARLADSCPELVAPGEMEKHVRLLAEVLPDWVGVHTLRTDTYVKLDKEKDLGLVTERLNKLAKEAGAL; encoded by the exons ATGGCCCAGCTCCGCCTCACCGACTTCTTCGGGCAGACAAAAGCGCCCACCGGAGCCCCGGCCAAGCGCAGCGGCGGCCCCCGGCTCAAGGCCGCCCTCGGCGGTTCCCCGGCGCACcgggaggatgaggatggtgcCCCGGCGGGGCTCAGCGCCCGCTCGCTGCCGCTGCCCGGCTCGCCGCGCACCCCGGCCCGCGGGGGCTCCCCGGCCCTGCGGGGCCTGGCGGGCAGGAAGCGGAGCCGCCGGGAGATGGAAGCGGGGTCACCGACCGGGGCCCGGCTCGGGGAGCCCAGCGGGAAGTCAGCGCggaagaggctggagctgccccggGATGCGGAGCCGGGGTCTCCGGGAGCG GCCACCAGCTCCTCGCCTCTGGCCACTCCTCGACCCCCGACGCCCCTCTCACCGGACCTGGCCGTGTCCCCCGCGGCCACCACCACCGGCCATGggcaggacacggggacagagcccggcccagccccccCGGGACCAGCCCGGCGCCTGCAGCGG GAGGACGTGGCCGAGCTGCAGGGCCGCCTGCAGAGGATGAAGGTGCTGGGCCAGctgccctctgtccccagcGGGACCAGCAGTGACCTGCGGAGCCGCCTGGAGTGGGTGCGGCAGCTGGAGCTGCGCGTCCGGCAGAGGAGAGCggggactggggacaccggggacaccagggacaccaaggACACCGGGACAGCAGCTCCGGAGGGAGACagcag caagAAGCCCCCGGCCTACCAGCGGTTCCACACTCtagcccaggagctgcccccggGGCTGACGCTGCCCTACAAGTTCCGGGTGCTGGCAGAGATGTTCCGCAGCGTGGACACCATCACCGGGATGCTCTTCAACCGCTCCGAGACCGTCACCTTCGCCAAGGTCAAGCAGGGCGTGCAGGACATGATGCGCAG GCAGTTCGAGGAGCGGCACCTGGGGCAGATCAAGGCCGTGTATCCCAGCTCGTACCGGCTGCGTCAGGAGAAGAACGTGCCCACCTTCGGCAGCAGTGGGAAGAAGTCTGAGTATCAGCTCACGctggagcctgtgctgggggaag AGGAGAAGGTGGATGGGCGCCCGCACCTGTCGGCGTCACGGCTGCTGGAGCGCCGGAGGGAATTCCACCGCAACCTGGTGAACATCGTCAGGGAGCACCACAAG GCATTCCTGGCTGCCCTCAGCCCTCCCATGGTGGTGCCAGAGGAGAAGCTGACCCGGTGGCATCCCCGCTTCAACGTGGACGAGGTGCCGGACGTGAGCCCCGCGGAGCTGCCGCGGCCGCCGCAGGAGGacaggctgagcacagcccaggaggtGCTGAACACAGCCCGGGGGATGCTGAGCCCCAAG ATGGAAAAAGCTCTTGCCAACCTGGCCCTACGAACGGCTGGAGCCGATGCGGGGGAACCGACGCTtcccaaaaccccaacccctgccagcacctccagcGCGCTCAAAGGggtgtcccaggagctgctggaccGC GTGCGGGCGAAGGAGGCGCGGCGGCTGCAGGCGCTGCTGACCCGGGACGCGCGGCAGGAGGAGCGGGCGGCGCGGCTGGCGCGGCTGCCGGCCATGGCGCGGGTCCTGCGCGGGCTCTTCGTGGCTGAGAAGAAACCTGCACTCAgcatggagctgctctgtgcccgcCTGGCTGACAGCTGCCCCGAGCTGGTGGCACCTG GTGAGATGGAGAAACACGTGCGGCTCCTGGCGGAGGTGCTGCCCGACTGGGTGGGTGTTCACACCCTCAGGACGGACACCTACGTCAAGCTGGACAAGGAGAAGGACCTGGGCCTCGTCACTGAGAGGCTCAACAAGCTGGCCAAGGAGGCTGGAGCTCTCTAA
- the LOC117001665 gene encoding adenine phosphoribosyltransferase-like isoform X2, protein MTPGVHTRDISPLLKDPVAFRTLIDLLEDHVKASFPKIDFIVGLDSRGFLIGPPLAQRLGIGFVPVRKKGKLPGATQSISYSLEYGKAELEIQSDAVEPGQKVVIVDDLLATGGTMCAACELLKRLKAEILECLVVIELKSLKGSEKLNSIPFHSLLQYD, encoded by the exons ATGACTCCAGGAGTTCACACGAG AGATATCAGCCCCTTGCTGAAGGATCCTGTGGCGTTCAGGACTTTGATTGATCTTCTGGAGGATCATGTGAAGGCATCTTTCCCTAAAATCGACTTCATTGTGG gcctgGATTCCCGTGGGTTCCTCATCGGGCCCCCCCTGGCTCAGAGGTTGGGGATCGGCTTCGTGCCCGTGCGCAAGAAGGGGAAACTCCCTGGTGCCACCCAGTCCATCTCCTACAGCCTGGAATATGGCAAG gctgaaCTGGAGATCCAGAGCGATGCTGTGGAGCCAGGACAGAAAGTGGTGATTGTGGATGACTTGCTGGCAACTGGAG GTACCATGTGTGCTGCCTGCGAGCTGCTCAAGAGGCTGAAGGCTGAAATCCTGGAGTGCCTGGTGGTCATAGAGCTGAAATCCCTGAAAGGGTCAGAAAAGCTCAATTCCATCCCTTTCCACTCCCTGCTGCAGTATgactga
- the LOC117001665 gene encoding adenine phosphoribosyltransferase-like isoform X1 has translation MSEPGLRLLRDRVRAFPDFPEPGVLFRDISPLLKDPVAFRTLIDLLEDHVKASFPKIDFIVGLDSRGFLIGPPLAQRLGIGFVPVRKKGKLPGATQSISYSLEYGKAELEIQSDAVEPGQKVVIVDDLLATGGTMCAACELLKRLKAEILECLVVIELKSLKGSEKLNSIPFHSLLQYD, from the exons ATGAGCGAGCcggggctgcggctgctgcgGGACCGCGTCCGAGCCTTCCCCGACTTCCCCGAGCCCGGCGTGCTGTTCCG AGATATCAGCCCCTTGCTGAAGGATCCTGTGGCGTTCAGGACTTTGATTGATCTTCTGGAGGATCATGTGAAGGCATCTTTCCCTAAAATCGACTTCATTGTGG gcctgGATTCCCGTGGGTTCCTCATCGGGCCCCCCCTGGCTCAGAGGTTGGGGATCGGCTTCGTGCCCGTGCGCAAGAAGGGGAAACTCCCTGGTGCCACCCAGTCCATCTCCTACAGCCTGGAATATGGCAAG gctgaaCTGGAGATCCAGAGCGATGCTGTGGAGCCAGGACAGAAAGTGGTGATTGTGGATGACTTGCTGGCAACTGGAG GTACCATGTGTGCTGCCTGCGAGCTGCTCAAGAGGCTGAAGGCTGAAATCCTGGAGTGCCTGGTGGTCATAGAGCTGAAATCCCTGAAAGGGTCAGAAAAGCTCAATTCCATCCCTTTCCACTCCCTGCTGCAGTATgactga